The following proteins come from a genomic window of Pararhodobacter sp.:
- a CDS encoding UDP-N-acetylglucosamine--N-acetylmuramyl-(pentapeptide) pyrophosphoryl-undecaprenol N-acetylglucosamine transferase encodes MASNRAKRPPLAVIAAGGTGGHMFPAQALAEELLARGWRVVLSTDARGAQYSSAFPEAVERRVVSSATFARGGALAKLVVPFRVLGGMASAITSMVLDRPAVVAGFGGYPSIPAIGAAWVLRVPRLIHEQNGVLGRVNQIFAPRVSAVACGTWPTELPSGVEGLHTGNPVRAAVRDKAAAPYIAPGDYPMSLVVIGGSQGARILSDVVPAAIALLPDHLRRHLRVAQQARPEDLERVYMAYDAADIPAEVDSFFADVPRRFSEAQLVIARAGASTVADLTVIGRPAILVPYAAAVRDEQTANARGLVEAGAAVLMPESQFTPEALAEQIEMILTTPDAASRMAQAATTLGLPDAAMRLADVAERLAGPPSA; translated from the coding sequence ATGGCTTCGAACAGGGCGAAAAGACCCCCTCTGGCGGTGATTGCGGCTGGCGGGACGGGGGGGCATATGTTCCCCGCGCAGGCCTTGGCCGAGGAATTGCTGGCGCGTGGCTGGCGGGTGGTCTTGTCGACCGATGCCCGGGGTGCGCAATATTCCAGCGCATTCCCCGAGGCGGTCGAGCGGCGCGTCGTCTCGTCGGCGACTTTCGCGCGCGGTGGCGCTTTGGCTAAACTTGTGGTGCCGTTTCGCGTGCTGGGTGGCATGGCCTCGGCGATCACGTCAATGGTGCTGGACCGCCCGGCGGTGGTTGCCGGGTTCGGTGGTTATCCGTCAATTCCGGCCATTGGCGCGGCCTGGGTGCTGCGCGTCCCACGCCTGATCCATGAACAGAATGGCGTCCTGGGCCGGGTGAACCAAATCTTTGCGCCGCGCGTTTCGGCGGTTGCCTGCGGCACTTGGCCAACAGAATTGCCCAGTGGCGTCGAGGGGCTGCACACCGGCAATCCTGTGCGCGCTGCGGTGCGCGACAAGGCGGCGGCGCCGTATATTGCGCCGGGCGACTACCCGATGAGCCTGGTGGTGATCGGCGGCTCGCAAGGCGCGCGGATCCTGTCGGACGTGGTGCCAGCGGCGATTGCCCTGCTGCCGGACCACTTGCGCCGGCATCTGCGCGTGGCCCAGCAAGCGCGGCCAGAGGATCTGGAGCGGGTGTATATGGCCTATGACGCGGCGGATATTCCGGCCGAGGTGGACTCGTTTTTCGCCGATGTGCCGCGCCGGTTTTCCGAGGCGCAACTGGTGATCGCGCGGGCCGGGGCCTCGACCGTGGCGGATCTGACGGTGATCGGCCGCCCGGCGATCCTGGTGCCCTATGCGGCGGCGGTGCGCGACGAACAAACCGCCAATGCGCGCGGGTTGGTCGAGGCCGGGGCCGCGGTGCTGATGCCCGAAAGCCAGTTCACCCCCGAGGCGTTGGCCGAACAGATCGAGATGATCCTGACCACGCCGGATGCCGCCAGCCGTATGGCGCAGGCCGCCACCACGCTTGGGCTTCCGGATGCCGCGATGCGTTTGGCGGATGTTGCCGAACGTCTCGCCGGTCCACCCTCTGCCTGA
- a CDS encoding putative peptidoglycan glycosyltransferase FtsW, with the protein MTEMVHGTMPVYSGEPVLSRWWRTVDRWTISCVLLLVGVGLLLALASSPPLAARNHVSPFYYFQRHTLYAAMSMLVMFVVSMQSPETIRRWGVLGFGIGFVTLAALPFIGSDFGKGAVRWLSFGFTTIQPSEFVKPCLAVAAAWLLASGQALNGPPGKSLSLAVVLATVFLLVLQPDFGQSVLILFGWGVMYFISGAPMFVILGLAGLASMGGVFAYHSSEHFARRIDGYLAAEVDARSQLGYATSAIQEGGLFGMGVGEGQVKWQLPDAHTDFVIAVAAEEYGFILVAFIIALYAVICLRALSRLTRERDPFTRLAGAGLVAMVSAQAMINMGVAVRLLPAKGMTLPFISQGGSSLLAMGIMLGMLLALTRTRPQGGIQDIMLTRGR; encoded by the coding sequence ATGACAGAAATGGTCCATGGCACCATGCCCGTCTACTCGGGCGAACCGGTTTTGTCGCGTTGGTGGCGGACGGTCGATCGCTGGACGATCTCGTGCGTCTTGTTGCTGGTGGGCGTTGGCCTGTTGCTGGCGCTGGCGTCGTCGCCACCCTTGGCCGCGCGCAACCATGTCTCGCCGTTCTACTATTTCCAGCGTCACACCTTGTATGCGGCGATGTCGATGTTGGTGATGTTCGTGGTGTCGATGCAGTCGCCCGAAACCATCCGGCGCTGGGGCGTGTTGGGGTTTGGCATCGGCTTTGTCACGCTGGCCGCCTTGCCCTTCATCGGCAGCGATTTTGGCAAGGGGGCGGTGCGCTGGCTCAGCTTTGGCTTTACCACCATCCAGCCCTCGGAGTTCGTGAAACCGTGTCTGGCAGTGGCGGCGGCGTGGCTGTTGGCCTCGGGGCAGGCGTTGAACGGGCCGCCGGGCAAATCGCTGTCGCTGGCCGTGGTGTTGGCAACCGTGTTCCTGCTGGTTTTGCAGCCCGATTTCGGCCAATCCGTGTTGATCCTGTTCGGCTGGGGGGTGATGTATTTCATCTCGGGCGCACCGATGTTCGTGATCCTCGGGCTGGCGGGACTTGCGAGCATGGGGGGCGTCTTCGCCTATCACAGCTCGGAGCATTTCGCGCGCCGCATTGACGGCTATCTGGCCGCCGAAGTCGATGCGCGCTCGCAATTGGGCTATGCCACATCGGCCATTCAGGAGGGCGGTTTGTTTGGCATGGGCGTGGGCGAAGGTCAGGTGAAATGGCAGCTGCCGGACGCGCATACCGACTTTGTGATTGCCGTCGCGGCCGAGGAATATGGCTTCATTCTGGTGGCCTTCATCATTGCCCTTTATGCCGTCATCTGCTTGCGCGCCCTGTCACGCCTGACCCGCGAACGCGATCCGTTCACGCGGTTGGCCGGGGCCGGGTTGGTGGCGATGGTTTCGGCGCAGGCGATGATCAACATGGGTGTGGCGGTGCGCTTGCTGCCGGCCAAAGGCATGACTTTGCCGTTCATCAGCCAAGGTGGCTCGTCTTTGTTGGCAATGGGGATTATGCTGGGCATGTTGCTTGCCCTGACGCGGACCCGCCCGCAGGGTGGAATTCAGGATATCATGCTGACACGGGGGCGTTGA
- the murC gene encoding UDP-N-acetylmuramate--L-alanine ligase: MSVSTLLPPGLGPLHFIGIGGIGMSGIAEILLGAGFRVQGSDAKASAITDRLASLGAVIHVGHAAANIGEAAVIVASTAIKPSNPEMAEAVARGLPVVRRAEMLAELMRLRRTISVAGTHGKTTTTTMMAAMLDSGGFDPTVINGGVLHAYGSNARAGSGDWMVVEADESDGSFNLLPTHIAVVTNIDPEHMEHWGSFDALRAGFDAFVGRIPFYGLAVLCIDHPEVAALAKRLRNRRMVSFGFGDEADVQARGLTYKKGQAHFDIRVKQGANSRIIESLTLPMPGDHNVSNALSAVAVGLELGMSDTDIRAALAGFQGVGRRFTRVGEVDGVTIIDDYGHHPVEIAAVLKAARQSVEPGARVIAVHQPHRYSRLHALFADFTTCFAGADVVAIAEVYAAGEDPVPGADRDTLVAAIQAQGHPSATAIGSAEDLAALVLREAKSGDIVVCLGAGTISAWAQGLPAQLAKP, translated from the coding sequence ATGAGCGTTTCCACCTTGTTGCCGCCGGGCCTTGGGCCTTTGCATTTCATCGGCATTGGCGGGATCGGCATGTCCGGCATTGCCGAGATCCTGCTGGGCGCGGGGTTTCGCGTGCAGGGATCCGATGCCAAAGCCAGTGCGATCACCGACCGTTTGGCCTCGCTGGGGGCGGTGATCCATGTCGGGCATGCGGCGGCGAATATCGGCGAGGCGGCGGTGATTGTCGCGTCCACCGCAATCAAGCCGAGCAACCCGGAGATGGCCGAGGCGGTGGCGCGCGGCCTGCCGGTGGTGCGCCGGGCCGAAATGCTGGCCGAGTTGATGCGCCTGCGCCGGACGATCTCGGTGGCGGGGACGCATGGCAAGACGACAACCACGACGATGATGGCCGCCATGCTGGATTCGGGCGGATTTGACCCGACGGTGATCAACGGCGGCGTGCTGCACGCCTATGGCTCGAACGCGCGGGCGGGCAGTGGCGATTGGATGGTGGTCGAAGCCGATGAGAGCGACGGCTCGTTCAACCTGCTGCCGACGCATATCGCGGTGGTGACCAATATCGACCCCGAACATATGGAGCATTGGGGCAGTTTCGACGCCCTGCGCGCCGGGTTCGATGCTTTTGTCGGGCGTATCCCGTTTTATGGGCTGGCGGTGCTGTGCATCGACCACCCCGAGGTCGCGGCTCTGGCAAAACGCCTGCGCAATCGGCGGATGGTCAGTTTTGGGTTCGGGGATGAGGCTGATGTGCAGGCCAGAGGTCTGACGTATAAAAAGGGACAGGCCCACTTTGATATCCGGGTGAAACAGGGGGCAAATAGTCGGATAATTGAAAGTCTGACATTGCCGATGCCGGGCGATCACAATGTCTCGAATGCGCTTTCGGCGGTGGCCGTGGGGCTGGAACTGGGCATGTCGGACACCGATATCCGCGCCGCTCTGGCCGGGTTTCAGGGGGTCGGGCGGCGATTTACGCGCGTGGGCGAGGTCGATGGTGTGACCATTATCGATGATTACGGACATCACCCGGTCGAGATCGCCGCCGTGCTCAAGGCCGCGCGGCAATCGGTGGAGCCGGGGGCGCGGGTGATCGCCGTGCATCAGCCGCATCGCTACTCGCGCCTTCACGCCTTGTTTGCCGATTTCACGACCTGTTTTGCGGGGGCAGATGTGGTGGCGATTGCCGAGGTTTATGCGGCGGGCGAAGACCCGGTTCCGGGGGCGGATCGCGACACGCTGGTCGCGGCCATCCAGGCGCAGGGCCACCCCAGCGCCACGGCGATCGGCTCGGCCGAGGATCTTGCGGCCCTGGTGCTGCGCGAGGCGAAATCCGGCGATATCGTGGTCTGCCTTGGCGCGGGCACGATTTCGGCCTGGGCGCAGGGGCTGCCCGCCCAGTTGGCCAAGCCATGA
- the rarD gene encoding EamA family transporter RarD, producing the protein MSSHGHGGDSLRGFLLALAAYLIWGALPLYLHLLNHIPLPEVLVHRVIWAVPVALLVLLALGRTADLRAAIVSPRLLAMAGLTAALVSVNWGVYLYAIQSGRVLDAALGYYINPLFSIFLGAVILRETLTRAQWASVALAGAAVALLTWEAGSLPLLSLSLTLSWGFYALFKRALPIGPNQGFTLEVILLSPIGVGYVLWLWWQGDLRFGATGVLDAVLLIGCGVVTAVPLMLYANGAKQLRLTTIGLMQYIAPTFVFLIAVLVFGEPFEGAKRVAFPVIWLALALYSADLLVQRRRRLRAG; encoded by the coding sequence ATGAGCAGTCACGGTCACGGCGGCGATAGTCTGAGAGGATTTTTACTGGCCTTGGCAGCCTATTTGATATGGGGTGCCTTGCCGCTGTATCTGCATTTGCTCAATCACATACCGCTGCCCGAAGTTCTGGTGCATCGCGTGATCTGGGCGGTGCCGGTCGCGCTGTTGGTCTTGCTGGCTTTGGGGCGCACCGCGGATTTGCGCGCGGCAATCGTGTCGCCACGACTGTTGGCGATGGCGGGGCTGACGGCGGCGTTGGTATCGGTCAATTGGGGCGTGTATCTTTATGCGATCCAATCCGGGCGGGTGCTGGATGCGGCATTGGGCTATTACATCAACCCGCTGTTCTCGATCTTTCTGGGCGCTGTGATCCTGCGCGAAACCCTGACGCGGGCGCAATGGGCGTCGGTGGCGTTGGCGGGGGCGGCGGTGGCGCTGTTGACCTGGGAGGCCGGCAGTCTGCCGTTACTATCGCTGTCCTTGACCCTCAGTTGGGGATTTTACGCGTTGTTCAAGCGGGCGTTGCCGATTGGTCCGAACCAGGGGTTCACGCTGGAGGTGATCCTGTTGAGTCCGATTGGCGTGGGATATGTGCTGTGGTTGTGGTGGCAGGGTGATCTGCGTTTTGGGGCGACCGGCGTTCTGGATGCTGTCTTGCTGATCGGCTGCGGTGTGGTGACGGCGGTGCCTCTGATGCTGTATGCCAATGGTGCCAAGCAGTTGCGGCTGACGACCATTGGCTTGATGCAGTATATCGCGCCGACTTTCGTGTTCCTGATCGCGGTGCTGGTGTTCGGAGAGCCGTTCGAGGGCGCGAAACGGGTGGCGTTTCCGGTGATCTGGTTGGCGTTGGCGCTGTATTCGGCGGATCTGCTGGTGCAGCGGCGGCGGCGGCTGCGCGCCGGATAG
- a CDS encoding D-alanine--D-alanine ligase, with product MGGISAEREVSLSSGRMCAAALREAGYTVVEVDAGRDLAQRLAALRPDVVFNALHGRWGEDGAVQGLLEWLGIRYTHSGVLSSALAMDKQRTKDIYRAAGLPVVESRLACKAEVRARHVLTPPYVVKPYNEGSSVGVWMVADENNGPPQLDDAMPEVVMVEAFAPGRELTASVLGDRALTVTDILTEGWYDYDAKYKVGGSRHVVPAELPAEIFDACLDYALRAHQALGCRGLSRTDFRWDEARGLDGLVLLETNTQPGMTPTSLSPEQAAVCGISFPELVHWLVEDASCPR from the coding sequence ATGGGTGGCATCTCGGCCGAGCGCGAGGTGTCTTTATCCAGCGGGCGCATGTGCGCCGCCGCGCTGCGTGAGGCAGGCTATACGGTCGTCGAAGTGGACGCAGGGCGCGACCTTGCGCAGCGGCTTGCCGCGCTACGCCCCGATGTGGTGTTCAACGCCTTGCATGGCCGCTGGGGCGAGGATGGCGCGGTGCAGGGCCTGCTGGAATGGCTGGGCATCCGCTATACGCATTCGGGCGTGTTGTCGTCGGCGCTGGCGATGGACAAGCAGCGCACCAAGGATATTTACCGCGCTGCGGGTTTGCCGGTGGTCGAGAGCCGCTTGGCCTGCAAGGCCGAGGTGCGCGCGCGCCATGTGTTGACGCCGCCCTATGTGGTCAAGCCGTATAACGAGGGGTCCTCGGTCGGGGTGTGGATGGTCGCCGATGAAAACAACGGCCCGCCGCAACTGGATGACGCCATGCCCGAGGTGGTGATGGTCGAGGCCTTTGCGCCGGGGCGCGAGTTGACCGCCAGCGTGTTGGGCGACCGGGCGCTGACGGTGACGGATATCCTCACCGAGGGCTGGTATGATTATGACGCGAAATACAAGGTCGGCGGCTCGCGGCATGTGGTGCCCGCCGAGTTGCCCGCCGAGATTTTCGACGCCTGTCTGGACTATGCACTGCGGGCGCATCAGGCGTTGGGTTGCCGGGGCCTGAGCCGCACCGATTTCCGCTGGGATGAGGCGCGCGGTCTGGACGGGTTGGTCCTGCTGGAGACGAACACCCAGCCCGGCATGACGCCGACGTCGCTGAGCCCGGAACAAGCGGCGGTCTGCGGGATTTCGTTTCCCGAGTTGGTGCATTGGTTGGTGGAGGATGCCTCGTGTCCACGGTGA
- the murB gene encoding UDP-N-acetylmuramate dehydrogenase, with amino-acid sequence MSDIFAIPVRGSLTANRPLDGLTWLRVGGPADWLFLPADEADLAQFLAALDPAVPVFPMGVGSNLIVRDGGIRAVVIRLGRGFNGIEIDGDRVTAGSAALDAHVARKAAEAGLDLTFLRTIPGSIGGAVRMNAGCYGQYVADRLESIRVILRDGTPQVLAAEALNLRYRQSDLPEGAVVVAATFRAPSGDPATLEARMAEQLAKRDATQPTKDRTAGSTFRNPAGFSSTGQADDTHELKAWAVIDAAGMRGAVRGGAQMSPMHPNFLVNTGGASAADLEGLGEEVRKRVFQNSGISLEWEIMRVGEQVTPQN; translated from the coding sequence ATGAGTGACATTTTTGCAATTCCCGTGCGCGGCTCGTTGACCGCGAATCGCCCGCTGGACGGGCTGACCTGGCTGCGGGTCGGTGGTCCGGCGGATTGGCTGTTTCTGCCCGCCGACGAGGCGGATCTGGCGCAGTTTCTGGCGGCGCTGGATCCGGCGGTTCCGGTGTTTCCGATGGGCGTGGGGTCGAACCTGATCGTGCGCGACGGGGGCATCCGGGCGGTGGTGATTCGCCTCGGGCGCGGGTTCAATGGCATCGAGATCGACGGCGACCGGGTGACGGCGGGCAGTGCGGCGCTGGATGCGCATGTGGCGCGCAAGGCGGCCGAGGCGGGTCTGGACCTGACATTCCTGCGCACGATCCCCGGGTCGATCGGCGGCGCGGTGCGGATGAATGCGGGCTGTTATGGACAGTATGTAGCGGATCGGTTGGAGAGCATCCGCGTTATCTTGCGTGATGGCACGCCGCAGGTGTTGGCCGCCGAGGCGCTCAATCTGCGCTATCGACAGTCGGATCTGCCCGAGGGCGCGGTGGTGGTGGCCGCGACATTTCGCGCGCCGTCGGGTGACCCGGCCACGCTGGAAGCCCGGATGGCCGAGCAACTGGCCAAGCGCGACGCGACGCAGCCGACCAAGGATCGCACGGCGGGCTCGACCTTTCGCAATCCGGCGGGGTTTTCGTCAACCGGGCAGGCCGATGACACGCATGAGTTGAAAGCCTGGGCGGTGATCGACGCCGCCGGAATGCGCGGCGCGGTGCGGGGCGGGGCGCAGATGTCGCCTATGCATCCGAACTTTTTGGTCAACACCGGCGGGGCCAGCGCGGCCGATCTGGAGGGTTTGGGCGAAGAAGTGCGAAAAAGGGTGTTCCAAAACAGCGGGATTTCGCTAGAATGGGAAATCATGCGCGTGGGCGAACAGGTCACACCGCAGAACTGA
- a CDS encoding cell division protein FtsQ/DivIB: MSTVIRDKTMPPLTRNARPVDPHGRWEWPDPIEIAQPGPEPTVTATVPLAARWECEPLPASWPPAPRDEGDTLDDFGVLPSVQFTPRPRGHAPARSDQTAQPAHPLPRGQAADRPGIRQSLTNFASSTQGAAAIGHLYAGQTHAGSIAAAPRQAGAAQPDEGWPAMATIPLETARPADPSPSRLSYRLNRLWLTPTVRHFVRVGLPILLMVLLVGGWLADESRRASLVDGFVSVRTAIENRPQFQVTGITVHSRSPEVAQGVAQLLAIEFPISSFQLDLPALRATAEALDAVETASLQVRSGVLEVVIDERLPAMIWRNGTGLDLLDAQGNRVARLASRAARPDLPLIAGIGAPEAIAEAHLLWAAAAPIRSRLRGLERVGERRWNVVLDRDQRILLPADGALGALERAIALNGAQDLLARDVQVLDLRNPTRPTLRLSPEAMDELNRIRRESSGAQNR, encoded by the coding sequence GTGTCCACGGTGATCCGCGACAAGACCATGCCGCCCCTGACGCGCAACGCCCGCCCGGTGGACCCGCACGGACGCTGGGAATGGCCGGACCCGATCGAGATCGCCCAGCCCGGGCCAGAGCCGACGGTGACGGCGACAGTGCCTTTGGCGGCGCGCTGGGAATGCGAGCCTTTGCCCGCGTCCTGGCCACCCGCGCCACGGGATGAGGGCGACACGTTGGATGATTTCGGCGTGCTCCCGTCGGTGCAATTCACGCCAAGACCACGCGGGCACGCCCCGGCGCGGTCTGACCAGACGGCCCAACCCGCGCACCCTTTGCCGCGCGGACAGGCGGCGGATCGCCCCGGCATTCGTCAGTCGCTGACGAATTTCGCCAGCTCGACGCAGGGTGCGGCGGCGATCGGACACCTCTACGCCGGACAAACCCACGCCGGATCCATCGCCGCGGCGCCACGCCAGGCCGGCGCGGCGCAACCCGACGAAGGCTGGCCGGCGATGGCTACGATCCCGCTGGAAACCGCGCGCCCGGCGGATCCGTCGCCCAGCCGCCTGAGCTATCGACTGAATCGGCTGTGGCTGACGCCGACGGTGCGCCATTTCGTGCGCGTCGGTCTGCCGATCTTGCTGATGGTGCTGTTGGTCGGTGGCTGGCTGGCGGATGAATCGCGGCGCGCCTCGTTGGTTGATGGCTTCGTATCGGTGCGCACGGCAATCGAGAACCGGCCGCAGTTCCAGGTGACGGGGATCACCGTGCACTCCCGCTCGCCGGAAGTGGCGCAGGGCGTGGCGCAGCTCTTGGCCATCGAGTTTCCGATTTCGTCGTTTCAACTGGACCTGCCCGCGCTGCGGGCCACGGCCGAGGCGCTGGATGCAGTAGAGACGGCGTCGTTGCAGGTCCGGTCGGGTGTGCTGGAGGTGGTGATCGACGAGCGCTTGCCCGCGATGATCTGGCGCAACGGAACCGGGCTGGATCTGCTGGATGCCCAGGGCAACCGGGTTGCGCGTCTGGCCAGCCGGGCCGCGCGCCCCGATCTGCCGCTGATTGCCGGGATCGGCGCGCCCGAGGCCATTGCCGAGGCGCATCTGCTATGGGCGGCCGCGGCCCCGATCCGGTCGCGGCTTCGCGGCTTGGAGCGGGTCGGCGAGCGGCGTTGGAATGTGGTTCTGGATCGCGATCAACGCATCCTGCTGCCCGCGGATGGCGCCCTCGGCGCGCTGGAACGCGCAATCGCCCTGAACGGTGCACAAGATTTACTGGCGCGCGATGTGCAGGTCCTGGACCTGCGCAATCCGACGCGTCCCACCCTGCGTCTGTCGCCCGAAGCGATGGACGAACTCAACCGGATCAGACGAGAGTCCAGCGGAGCTCAAAACCGATGA
- the ftsA gene encoding cell division protein FtsA, which yields MTDLYQSQRAMRSMRQQAMQRGSIAVLDIGTFKVACLILKFGVSEGPAEGSGVGALAGQAAFRVIGAGTTRSRGIRFGEIAAMQETERAVRTALQTAQKMAQTRVDHAILCFAGGDTRSYGLEGMVEVEGDRVSEEDIARVLSACDVPQLGSGREVLHAQPVNFLLDHRTGLADPRGQAGHQLGCDMHMLSVDADVVQNLIHCLKRCDVEVAGMAAAPYVAGRSALVEDEQELGAAAIDLGGGATGISIFIKKHMIYADTVRLGGDHITGDIAKGLQIPYSTAERIKTYYGGVQATGRDDREIIEIGGDSGDWDKDRRTITRSELIGIMRPRVEEILEEVRARLDVAGFDHLPSQQIVLTGGASQIPGLDGLAAKILGQQVRLGRPIRVQGLPQAATGPAFAAIVGLCQFAACPQDEWWDFDIPAQRFATRPLKRAMKWFKDNW from the coding sequence ATGACCGACCTATATCAATCCCAACGTGCAATGCGCAGTATGCGCCAACAGGCCATGCAACGCGGCTCCATCGCCGTGCTGGATATCGGCACCTTCAAAGTGGCCTGTCTGATCTTGAAATTCGGGGTTTCCGAGGGGCCGGCCGAGGGTTCGGGCGTGGGCGCTTTGGCCGGGCAGGCGGCGTTCCGGGTGATCGGTGCGGGCACCACGCGCTCGCGCGGGATCCGGTTCGGCGAGATCGCGGCGATGCAGGAAACCGAGCGCGCGGTGCGCACGGCGTTGCAGACCGCGCAAAAGATGGCGCAGACCCGTGTGGACCACGCGATCTTGTGCTTCGCGGGCGGCGATACGCGGTCTTACGGGCTGGAGGGCATGGTCGAGGTCGAAGGGGATCGCGTCTCGGAAGAGGATATCGCGCGGGTTCTCTCGGCCTGTGACGTGCCGCAATTGGGCTCGGGGCGCGAGGTGCTGCACGCGCAGCCGGTGAATTTCCTGTTGGACCATCGCACCGGGCTGGCCGATCCGCGCGGGCAGGCGGGGCACCAGTTGGGCTGCGACATGCATATGCTCAGCGTCGATGCGGATGTGGTGCAAAACCTGATCCATTGCCTGAAGCGCTGCGATGTCGAGGTCGCGGGCATGGCGGCTGCGCCCTATGTGGCGGGTCGTTCGGCGCTGGTCGAGGATGAGCAGGAACTGGGTGCCGCCGCCATCGACCTGGGCGGCGGGGCCACGGGCATCTCGATCTTCATCAAGAAACACATGATATATGCCGACACCGTGCGGTTGGGCGGCGATCACATCACCGGCGACATCGCCAAGGGCTTGCAGATCCCCTATTCGACGGCCGAGCGGATCAAGACCTATTACGGCGGGGTTCAGGCGACCGGCCGGGATGACCGCGAAATCATCGAGATCGGCGGCGACAGCGGCGATTGGGACAAGGACCGCCGCACCATCACCCGCAGCGAGTTGATCGGCATCATGCGCCCGCGGGTCGAGGAAATCCTGGAAGAGGTGCGCGCGCGGCTCGACGTGGCGGGGTTCGATCATCTGCCAAGCCAGCAGATCGTGCTGACCGGCGGGGCCAGTCAGATCCCGGGCCTCGATGGCCTGGCGGCGAAAATCCTGGGCCAGCAGGTGCGGCTGGGGCGGCCGATCCGGGTGCAGGGTCTGCCGCAGGCAGCGACCGGTCCGGCCTTTGCCGCGATCGTCGGGCTGTGCCAGTTCGCGGCCTGTCCGCAAGACGAGTGGTGGGATTTCGATATCCCCGCGCAACGCTTTGCAACGCGCCCGCTGAAACGGGCGATGAAATGGTTCAAGGACAATTGGTAG
- the murD gene encoding UDP-N-acetylmuramoyl-L-alanine--D-glutamate ligase, with protein sequence MITVQGFEGARVGVLGLGRSGLATCAALAAGGAEVCAWDDSPEGRAKAEAAGFAPIDLTRHGALDGLAALITSPGIPHLYPAPHPVIAAALVQGIPVDNDIGLFFRTLAADDFPPKVICVTGSNGKSTTTALIAHLLAEAGREVVMAGNIGTGVLAIDLPGEDGVVVLELSSYQTDLARHLAPDVAIFTNLSPDHLDRHGGMGGYFAAKRRLFSEGAPTRAVIGVDEVEGRNLAMQLGEGPQDARVIRVSSGQKLQGAGWSVFARKGFLAEWRSGRQVASIDLRPMAGLPGAHNHQNACAAYAALRSLGVAPRQIEAGLASFAGLPHRSQLVAEIGGVRYVNDSKATNVDSAAKALQAFPRIRWIAGGLGKEGGIAGLVPYLASVAKAYLIGHSARDFALQLGAVPYEICETMDQAVARAAGEAEAGEVVLLAPAAASFDQYPNFEKRGEHFTALVQGLPRG encoded by the coding sequence ATGATTACCGTTCAAGGGTTTGAGGGCGCACGCGTTGGTGTTCTGGGGCTGGGCCGGTCGGGGCTGGCGACTTGTGCGGCACTGGCGGCGGGCGGTGCCGAGGTTTGTGCCTGGGACGACAGCCCCGAGGGGCGGGCCAAGGCCGAGGCGGCGGGGTTTGCGCCCATAGACCTGACCCGGCACGGCGCGCTGGACGGATTGGCGGCCTTGATCACCTCTCCGGGCATTCCGCATCTGTACCCGGCGCCGCATCCGGTGATCGCGGCCGCCCTTGTGCAGGGCATCCCGGTGGACAACGACATCGGGCTTTTCTTTCGCACCTTGGCCGCCGACGACTTCCCGCCCAAGGTCATTTGCGTCACCGGGTCGAACGGCAAATCGACCACCACGGCGCTGATCGCGCATTTGCTGGCGGAGGCCGGGCGCGAGGTCGTCATGGCGGGCAACATCGGCACCGGCGTTCTGGCGATTGATCTGCCCGGCGAGGATGGCGTCGTGGTGTTGGAGTTGAGCAGTTATCAGACCGATCTGGCGCGGCATCTGGCCCCGGATGTGGCGATCTTCACCAATCTGTCGCCGGATCATCTGGATCGGCACGGCGGGATGGGTGGTTATTTCGCGGCCAAACGGCGGCTGTTCTCGGAGGGGGCGCCGACCCGCGCGGTGATTGGCGTCGACGAGGTCGAGGGGCGCAATCTGGCGATGCAACTGGGCGAGGGGCCGCAGGATGCGCGGGTGATCCGGGTGTCCTCGGGGCAGAAATTGCAGGGCGCGGGCTGGAGCGTCTTTGCGCGCAAGGGGTTTCTGGCGGAGTGGCGTAGCGGGCGGCAGGTGGCGTCGATTGATCTGCGTCCGATGGCCGGATTGCCCGGCGCGCATAATCATCAGAATGCCTGTGCGGCCTATGCGGCGCTGCGCAGTCTGGGGGTTGCCCCGCGTCAGATCGAGGCGGGATTGGCCAGTTTTGCCGGCCTGCCGCATCGGAGCCAGTTGGTGGCCGAGATTGGCGGCGTGCGGTATGTGAACGATTCCAAGGCGACGAATGTGGATAGTGCCGCCAAGGCGTTGCAAGCCTTTCCCCGCATCCGGTGGATCGCCGGGGGGCTTGGCAAGGAGGGCGGGATTGCCGGGCTGGTGCCGTATCTGGCCTCGGTGGCGAAAGCCTATCTGATCGGTCACTCGGCGCGCGATTTTGCCTTGCAGCTTGGTGCCGTGCCGTATGAGATTTGCGAAACGATGGATCAGGCGGTTGCGCGTGCGGCGGGCGAGGCGGAGGCCGGGGAGGTCGTGTTGCTGGCCCCGGCGGCGGCGAGTTTCGATCAATACCCGAATTTCGAAAAACGGGGCGAGCATTTTACCGCACTTGTGCAGGGGTTGCCGCGTGGGTAA